From the genome of Deinococcus sp. JMULE3, one region includes:
- a CDS encoding tetratricopeptide repeat protein, with amino-acid sequence MRKIALTLSLALIATASAQSIQAAQNMLDAGKWQDAAAAAADLNTSDSLALAAEATTAGAGLVADSQKKALFEKAQGYAKQAIAKDKNNADAYFELARAQGRLAQFSGILQSLGLAGEMKKNLDMAVKLDPKMAGAYVALGLWNANLVSKGFIATRATGADKNQIIPNFEKAIALEPATAVHRIEYANALLLQGKKAEAIAQLEKAISFNATTFWEKRDEETAKATLAKLK; translated from the coding sequence ATGCGTAAGATCGCCCTGACCCTGTCCCTTGCCCTGATCGCCACCGCGTCCGCCCAGTCCATCCAGGCCGCGCAGAACATGCTCGACGCGGGCAAGTGGCAGGACGCCGCCGCCGCCGCCGCCGACCTGAACACCAGCGACAGCCTCGCCCTGGCTGCCGAGGCCACCACCGCCGGCGCGGGCCTCGTGGCCGACAGCCAGAAGAAGGCCCTGTTCGAGAAGGCCCAGGGCTACGCCAAGCAGGCCATCGCCAAGGACAAGAACAACGCCGACGCGTACTTCGAACTCGCCCGCGCGCAGGGCCGCCTCGCGCAGTTCAGCGGCATCCTCCAGAGCCTCGGCCTGGCCGGCGAGATGAAGAAGAACCTCGACATGGCCGTCAAACTGGACCCCAAGATGGCCGGCGCGTACGTGGCCCTGGGCCTGTGGAACGCCAACCTCGTGTCCAAGGGCTTCATCGCCACCCGCGCGACCGGCGCGGACAAGAACCAGATCATCCCCAACTTCGAGAAGGCCATCGCGCTGGAACCTGCCACCGCCGTCCACCGCATCGAGTACGCCAACGCGCTGCTCCTGCAGGGCAAGAAGGCCGAGGCCATCGCGCAGCTGGAAAAAGCCATCAGCTTCAACGCCACCACCTTCTGGGAGAAGCGTGACGAGGAGACCGCCAAGGCGACCCTCGCCAAACTGAAGTAA